A single genomic interval of Salmo trutta chromosome 13, fSalTru1.1, whole genome shotgun sequence harbors:
- the LOC115205782 gene encoding uncharacterized protein LOC115205782 yields MRNNVNNITIQGQDSWNNLNITIQEQDSWNNLNNSTIREQDSWNNLNNITIQEQDSWNNLNNITIQEQDSWNNLNNITVQEQDSWNNLNNITVQEQDSWNNLNNITLQEQDSWNNLNNITVQDQDSWNNLNNITVQEQDSWNNLNNITVQEQDSWNNVNITVQDSWNNVNITVQEQDSWNNLNITVQEQDSWNNLNNITVQEQDSWTTHNNNQGKVITFLKMFYFI; encoded by the exons ATGAGGAACAACGTCAACAACATTACAATACAGGGACAGGACAGCTGGAACAACCTCAACATTACAATACAG GAACAGGACAGCTGGAACAACCTCAACAACAGTACAATACGGGAACAGGACAGCTGGAACAACCTCAACAACATTACAATACAGGAACAGGACAGCTGGAACAACCTCAACAACATTACAATACAGGAACAGGACAGCTGGAACAACCTCAACAACATTACTGTACAGGAACAGGACAGCTGGAACAACCTCAACAACATTACTGTACAGGAACAGGACAGCTGGAACAACCTCAACAACATTACTTTACAGGAACAGGACAGCTGGAACAACCTCAACAACATTACTGTACAGGATCAGGACAGCTGGAACAACCTCAACAACATTACTGTACAGGAACAGGACAGCTGGAACAACCTCAACAACATTACTGTACAGGAACAGGACAGCTGGAACAACGTCAACATTACTGTACAGGACAGCTGGAACAACGTCAACATTACTGTACAGGAACAGGACAGCTGGAACAACCTCAACATTACTGTACAGGAACAGGACAGCTGGAACAACCTCAATAACATTACTGTACAGGAACAGGACAGCTGGACtacacacaacaacaaccagGGAAAAGTGAtcacttttttaaaaatgttttattttatctaA
- the prelid1a gene encoding PRELI domain containing 1a: MVKYFACVGHLKSSWNQVCIAFWERYPNPYSNHVLTEDIIFREVTPGNCLVSRRLLTKTNRAPRWMEKYLPVTMARHAYIIEDSIVDPQNRTMTTLTWNISHARMMSVEERCEYRINPDNTSWTEINREAWISSNLYGLSRAIQEFGLARFKTSVAKTMKGFEYVLAKMQGETPSRTLAEHATERARETALAAKEKAKDLASQAHKKQQYV; this comes from the exons ATGGTGAAGTACTTTGCCTGCGTGGGTCATCTGAAAAGTTCCTGGAACCAAGTCTGCATCGCTTTTTGGGAGCGATACCCCAATCCCTACAG taACCATGTCCTAACGGAGGACATCATCTTTAGGGAGGTAACTCCCGGTAACTGTCTGGTCTCTAGGCGACTGCTGACCAAAACTAACCGCGCGCCTCGCTGGATGGAGAAGTACCTGCCGGTTACCATGGCCAGGCACGCCTACATCATCGAGGATTCCATTGTGGACCCCCAGAACAGAACCATGACAACGCTGACTTGGAACATCAGCCACGCACGCATGATG TCTGTGGAGGAGCGTTGTGAGTACAGAATTAACCCTGACAACACCAGCTGGACGGAGATTAACAGAGAGGCCTGGATCTCGTCCAACCTTTACGGGCTCTCCAGAgctatacag GAGTTCGGCCTTGCCCGGTTCAAGACCAGTGTTGCAAAGACCATGAAGGGGTTTGAATACGTCCTGGCCAAAATGCAAG GTGAGACCCCCTCCAGGACCCTGGCTGAGCATGCTACGGAGAGGGCCAGGGAGACGGCTCTGGCAGCTAAAGAGAAAGCTAAAGACCTTGCCTCACAGGCTCACAAGAAACAACAGTATGTCTGA